The following is a genomic window from Kogia breviceps isolate mKogBre1 chromosome 4, mKogBre1 haplotype 1, whole genome shotgun sequence.
CTGTAGGTGGCCTCAGAGGGATCCATAGGTACGCTGGGCCATGTGAATAGCTGGAATGGGCCAGGCAGAGTAGGGGAGGCTGGTGGTCCAGGCCCAAGGCCCAGGAAGGACAAAAATGTGGGTTTTGAGGAGCTCATAGGTGTGGCCAGGTGTAGGAGGGGCAAGAgatgagggtcagagaggtgggCTCATCAGTGTTGGGAAAGAAGGTTGCAGCCATTGAGGCCTCACTGGGGACCTTCTCAGGAGAGCTGTCTGGGTGTGTAGTGGGGAAGCCCATCCGGAAGAACTAGGGATCCCTGCTGTAcccatgggggtgggggtggcggtggCGGTATTTAGGATGAGACACAGAAGGTTTACTCAGATGTTGATAGCAGAGGAGGTGCGGGGGAGATGAGCCACCTGATCAGAGTCCAACAGGCCAGGTCCCAGGTGCCTGTTGGTGGTGGGGCCCACAAGGAGGGCAGGAAGGCCTCAGAGTGCTAATCGAGTCCCGCCCACCCTGTCCTGCATCCAGGACTGGAAGCTGGCCCTGATCACGAAGGTGGGACTGGCTTTGTCACTGGTCTGCCTGCTGCTGTGCATTCTCACCTTCCTGCTGGTGAGGCCCATCCAGGGCTCGCGCACCACGGTGCACCTGCACCTCTGCATCTGCCTCTTCGTGGGCTCTACCATCTTCCTGGTGGGCATTGAGAACGAAGGCGGCCAGGTGAGGCCCCACCCCGTGGAAGGCCCCACTCTCGCCTGAGCACTAGACCTACCTGCGAGGGCCTAGAGTGGAATAGCCCCGCCCACTCCCAGCTGGGTCCGGTGGTCGGCCCGGGAAGCCCAGGGCCCCGCCCATTCGCCCGCTTTAACCCCGCACGGCCACGCCCTGACTCCGCCTGCCAACCAGCCTCGGGCCCGCCCATCGCTGACGTCACCCGCCCCTCTGTCcctccgccccacccccgccccgcagATTGGGCTGCGCTGCCGCCTGGTGGCCGGGCTGCTGCACTACTGCTTCCTGGCCGCCTTCTGCTGGATGAGCCTCGAGGGCGTGGAGCTCTACTTCCTCGTGGTGCGCGTGTTCCAAGGCCAAGGCCTGAGAAAGCGCTGGCTGTGCCTCATCGGCTACGGCGTGCCGCTGTTCATCGTGGCCGTCTCGGCAGCCATCAAGAGCCAGGGCTACGGCCGCCCCCAGTAGTGAGTGCGAGGTGGTGGGAGAGGACCAGGGCGTGGAGGCTGCACCCAAACACAGTACCCCTGCTCCCCTGTGGCTCCCCTCTGGGCTTACCGGGTGCTGACCAGACCCCTCCCTTCTCGCCCAGCTGCTGGTTGGACCACGCCAACGGCTTCCTCTGGAGCTTCCTGGGACCTGTGACCTTCATCGTTTTGGTAACtgcctcactccccaccccacacctGTGGAAACCTGAGGTGCTTGGCTCCACACTGAGAAAGAAAGCCGGCTATACcggctttctccctgtgagttCCAAGGACACCCCCTAATCCGAATTCTGTACTCCCCACCCAGTGCAATGCTGTCATCTTCGTGATTACTGTCTGGAAGCTCGCTCAGAAGTTTTCTGAAATCAACCCAGAcataaagaaactaaagaaggCCAGGTGagagcaggggcagggagggggcctgGCAGGAGTGTGTGAGGCGAGGACCTTTACGCGGCAACTGCCCACCTCCCCACAGGGTGCTGACCATCACTGCCATCGCCCAGCTCTTTGTGTTGGGCTGCACCTGGGTCTTCGGCCTGTTCCTCTTTGACCAACGTAGCTGGGTGCTGTGCTATACCTTCAGCATCCTCAACTGCCTGCAGGGCCTCTTCCTCTTTGTGCTGTACTGCCTCCTCAACAAGAAGGTGGGCTGCAGGccgggctgtgggcggggctgggaccCTAGTCCTGGGGTCCCCTCCTCCCCTGACCTGGTACCCTGTGCCCCACAGGTGAGGGAGGAATACCGGAGGTGGGCCTGCATGGTCACCAGGAACAAGTACTCCGAGTTCGCCACATCCACCTCTGGGTCTGGCTCCAGCCAGAGTCAGACTCAGGTAAGGGCTCAGCCTGGAGTGGGGGTGCAGGCCATAAGGCACCTGGGCCTGGGATCAGTTCTCACGGGGCTCCTTTCTCTCCAGGCCCTCAGGCCCTCAAAGTCTGGCATGTGAAGGCACGGTTCTGGCCGGGCCAGCGGCTCCCGTGGCCTCCGCAGCTCCTGCGCATGCTGAagacctcctctcctctcctctcccactgCTCTGCTCCCTCCTGCCTTGGTCCCCATACGCACCATGGAGAGGAGGGTGACAACTGCCATCTGGCACCGAACTCCAGAATACCCAGCCAGGGTGGAGAGTCGGACCTACTGGGCCTGCTTCTGGCTGCCTCTCAGCTCCACCCCAGCCAGGACCCAGGGTAGGGGCAGAAGCTGGCCCAGGACTGCAGCCCCTTGCCCTGGTACACAAGGCCCAGACAGACTGAGGGCTCCTGTGCCCAGCCTGGCCCTCCCCGCTCATCTGTCTTTCCTACAGAACAAGAGGCCAGGGTGCTGGGACTCAGCACCAGTTAAGCTAAGCTAAGACTGAGGTCAGGGGTGGGAGAAGGGAAGGGCAGAAGGCTTATGGTACAGAGGCCCATCTGCCCCCAGGGCAGAGGGTTCTCACTGATGTGAAGGCTGTGGATACTGTATAATGTTTTTTATCTGTATAAACCTTTCAGTGTTGACACTTAAAATTAAACATCACGTTGACATAGAAAGTGGCATTTCTTCCTGGCTAAGGGCTCGCAGACCAGGCCCATGATGTCCACAAAGTGCCGAGAGCTGACAGAAACAGGGTGGGACCAGGcttccataataaaaatttattcttacACAAATCTACAGCTtttaaacagtaaaaagaaaGGCCCACTGTCAcctaggaagaggacttgaagcAACACGTGGGAAGCAGGGGGGCTCCGGGGCATCCAGGCACGTGGTTACCGGCTCTGCTCAACTGTAGGACACATACAGGGAAAGGCagtgaggagggggtggggggaagaaaggGCCCCACCGCCGTGGCCCCCCAGCCCTGTCTGAGCCACTTACTGTATGTGGAGATGTCTATTTCTTCTGGAAGCTCTGCCACATTCACTTCAAACCGGTCCTGGACATcattgaggattttggcatcatTCTCATCAGATACGAAAGTAATGGCCAGGCCTTTGGTACCAAAGCGACCCGCACGGGCCACCTGCAGGGAGACAGGAGCAGGGGTCAGGCCACAAGACACAAGCTGGGGATCTGAGAACAAGCAGGGAGAGGTCCTCATCCAACACCAATCCTCGGAAGGGTGCACCAGGGAGGGGACACCTCTGGGGGGCCACTCACGCGGTGGAGGTAGGTGTCTGAGTCCTCGGGCATGTCATAATTGAAGACAATGTTGACACGCTCAATGTCCATTCCTCGGCCAAACAGATTGGTGGCCACCAGGATCCGCCGCTGGAAATCCTTAAACTGCTGATAACGTGACAGGCTGGGCGCAGGAGGAACAAGGGGCGGCCATCAGGTACAGGGATCCTGGGCGGCGTTCCCCTCCAAGGGGCCTGCCTGGGGCTTTGAGGGCGGCGTGCACTCACCGCTCCTCCTGGGCCATGCCCCTGTGGATGGCAATGGCTGGGAAGTTCTGCTCCACGAGGAGCTGGGCCAAGGCCATGCAGCGCTGCACCGACTTCACAAATATCACCACCTGTGAGGGAGGGGGGTGGCAGTCAGGGCCAGAATCCCTCCCAAAGGCTTAGAGCCCCACGACAGGCCACAGGAGTGTGGAAGCATCACCTGGTTAAACTCCAACACATCCAGGAGGTCAAAGAGCTTGCGGTTCTTCTCACTGTCCTTAAGTTTGACATAGTACTGCTGCAGCCCATGCAGCGTGAGCTTGGTCTCATCGTCCACAAACACCTCCATGGGCTGtgccagaggaagaggaggaaggggcaggCAGGGCTTACTTCTGGGCATCCTGCCTGCCGAGAACCTTCCAGGAGCGACTCCTTTGCTGCAATGCTTCCAGAGAGCCTGCTGTACCCCAGTAAATACTTCTCTCTCAGCAGCTGCATCTAAGGTCTGGTCTGGCTCTAGTGTAGACCAAGCTCTCAGCTCCCAGTGTGACAAGCGAGGAAGAAAGCTCTGCTGGCCTCCCAGCATTCGTGCACCATGAGGGCAGTGTGGGAGTGGGGGAGCAGCCAGGGCCTGGACTCTAGGAGGCCAAAGCTACTGCACCGAGGTCTTGGCCTCTACTCACGTCTTGCATGAATTTCCTGCAGACGGGCCGGATCTCCTTGCTCAGGGTAGCGCTGAACATCATGCACTGCTTCTCGTGGGGTGTCAGGCGGAAGATCTCCTGCACGTCCCGCCGCATGTCTGGGTGGGGAGAGCAAGAAACAAGTGGGCGTGAGCGCCTGCCAGACCACGACCCCCACCCGAGACCAGATGCAGCCCCTCCCAACCTGTGCCAGGGAGCCGTTGGCACCATGATGAGGGCGGTGTGAGCGAGGACTGGCTGGAGGGGAGAGTCCCAGGTGCCTGAAGGCCCGGACTCGGGGTGAGCACAGGCGCGGGAGGAGCGGCAATCCACTTACACGCTGCCAGAGCGGAGCAGCCGTGCCAGCGCGCCTCGAGCCACGCTTCAGGGAAGGGAGCCTGAGGCAGAGACAGCCGCTGGGGTGAGAGCTGCAGCCGCCTCCCAGGACACAAGCCCCATCTCCCAACGGCCCTGTCAGGGCTCACTGAGGGCAGGCAGGGGCCTAGAACTAACCCAACAGGCAGCGAGGCCACGGTACTCTGAGGGCTAACGTGGACATGTGCCTGGATACGGCTCATGTGGGGAGCCATGGTCCCACTCAAGCTTAAGCTCAGAAGCAGCAGGTCACTCTGCCAACACCAGAACTCTCCCTAAAATCGCTTACAGGAGACCTGAGTGCTGGCCACCCACGGGATCCCACTTTGGGGAAACCTCCGGCCTGCCCTGTCAGGACCCGCCTAGCTCTGATGTCTGGGGGGCTGCGAGGGCAAGGAGGGTGCGGCTGCGTGGGCCTCCACAGCCCCCAGACCCAGCGAGGACACTCACCCAACTGCTCCAGCATCTTGTCACACTCGTCCAACACAAAGTGCTTCACATTCTTCAGGTTGAGGCTCCTGTTCCGCACAAGCGCCAGGGTCCGGCCCGGCGTCCCCACCACGACATGGGGACAGTTCTTCTTCAACACCTCCTCATCCTTCTTGATGGAGAGGCCCCCGAAGAATACAGACACCTATGCAGGCGGAAAGTTGCTTTCAACCATCTGGCGGCCGAAAGCTCACACCCCACTCTGTGCCTACGGTCTCTCAGCTAACTGCCCCACcagcagccccccagccccccaggcctGGTGCCTGGAGACAGTGGAGGCCTGAGAGTCTGGCCCCAGCCAGCTTCACCAAAAAGCAGCCCCAGGGCTGGGACCGGCACAGGCCTCTGGGGGCCATGCATAATTCATCAAGCTTTTAAGGAGCATAAACCACCACAAACCTCAAAGGCAGCCACTGCAGCCAAGCTTGGTTAATGCTGGCTGGGCTAGAGCTGAGGCCAGCAAGGCTGCAGAGGACCACACAGCACACAACCTGGCCTGAGGGGGCTCACCTTGACGCTGGGCATGTATTTGCAGAAGCGCTCATACTCCTTGCTGATCTGGAAGGCCAGCTCTCGAGTGTGGCACATAACCAGGACCGTCACCTGTGGGGCCGGTCGGGGAGAGACACTCAAGACAGTCCCCGAAGTCCTGCCCCGGCCACAGCCCACACCGGTGCTCGTCCCTTGGCGGCCCCCAGCCCTCGGGCCATTGGAAGGTCCAGTCCAGATGCCTCCATCTTCTCAGAGCCAGTCACCTGGTGCTCATTCTCTGTGTCTTCTCACAGCTACTCAGCTGTGCCTCCCTACGCCAGGTCTCCCTACGCCAGGTCCTGCACTGAGGCCTCAGTAAGAGTTAGACCCAGCCTAGCTGGTGACACGCCCCATGCTAACAGCTTCCTGAGCCTGCCCTCGGGCTGCCCTGTGACCACCAAGGGGAAGGCTGCCCCTGCCCCTTGGCCCACAACACCAAGCACTGAGACCACACCGTGGCCTCAATCAAAATCCtcctttccgggcttccctggtggcgcagtggttggggatctgcctgccgatgcaggggacgcgggttcgtgccccggtccgggaagatcccacatgccccggagcggctgggcccgtgagccatggccactgggcctgcgcgtccagagcctgtgctctgcggtgggagaggccacagcagtgagaggcccgcgtaccgcaaaaaaaaaaaaaaaaatcctcctctcCTTGACCATCCACCCTAAGGTCGGTAACAAGGGCTCACACACCCATACACAGCCCAAGGATGTGCGCCCCAGTATGTCAAGAATGAACACCAGCATGCACCTCAATTATCCCCCAAAACAGGGGACTACAATGTTCATGACATGAGAAGTACAGCTATGGCCTGTCAGCAATACCAACAAGAACAAAACCGTGTTCAGTGTAATCCCACCTTCGTAAGTGTGTACAATCTAGAAAAGCACATATGGAAATAACAACCATCTTGCTGGATGGTCAAACTGTGGGCCCTTTTCAGTTTTTCCTCTTGGCTTGTCGTTTTTGGGGCAATTTTGTTACAACTAAGTACTgcgtttaattttaaaagtcctgAAAGAAGTTGCGGGaacagggatttttaaaaagaggagccATGACTCCTGCTGCCTCGGGTAGCTTGGGCCTAGGAAGGAGGGTGCCCACCCACCTGTCCGTTGACGGGCTCAATCTGCTGCAGGGTGGCCAACACAAAAACCGCTGTCTTGCCCATCCCTGACTTGGCCTGGCACAGGATGTCCATGCCCAGGATGGCTTGTGGAATACACTCGTGCTGGACTGAGGGGGAGAGAGCACATGAGCTATCAGAAACCAGATGTTCCCTCTGCGTAGGCCCCTCACCGGGTGGCTGAGGGGACCACACTGAGGCGGTCAGAGGCGGGCCTCGGCAGGAAGGACCAGGGAGGCATACCCTCAGATGGATGCTCGAAGCCACAGTCCACTATGGCCCTCAGGAGCTCAGGCTTCAGCAGAAAGTCCCGGAAGCCAGAGCTGTGGATGGAAACGTAGGAACCCTTGACATCTTTCTTGGGGGCAGCTGGAGTGCTCTCTGGAGGAGCCTGGGGCTCTTCATCTTCCTCATAATCCAGAAGCTCGTTTTCCACATCCTGTTCTGCCATGGTGCTGAgaacagaggagggagggaagggccaAGGGAAGCAACTAAGGTGCCTGATGCATGCAGGTAAACGCACCCAGCATGGGAGAAGAGGGAGATGGCTGCACAGAAGCTGCAGGTTGTTGACACAGGTCCGAGAGGGGCGAGGTGCTGGTGTCAGCTCGTGAGCTGGCACAGAAAGCCACCCAGCCACTGAAGACCGGACATCGTTCTCCGATCCCTCTTTAGCTCACCCCCGATGCTGACTCCAACAGCAGGTCCCACCACTCCATCTGTGCAGCACCTCCCAGCTTCTGCCTGTTGTGGCCACATCTTCACCACGCCCCCGCCAAGCCACCTCACCTCTCCCTGCACCCTGCCAGCCACGCCCACGTGTGCACCCACACCCTCCACCTCCAAGGGCTTCCCACTGCTCTAAGCGAAACCCCAATTCCTCTCCACTCACAACCCTCCCcactggcccctgcccacctcgtTCCACGCCACCCCTTTCAAACCACCCCCAGCCTTATTTGGCTGCTGATACTCGTTGAGCCCCTACTCCAGCTCGggccgcccacccccacccctgggaACACACTGCTGCACTGCTTCCAGGTTTCTGCACAAATGCCTCCTTCTCAGCATCAAGGTCAAGGTCTCAGCTCTAATGAATGGCCTCAGACCAGCTAGCTTCAAGGACCCTACCCAGCCTACACGGGGAAGgacccccaccccgaccccactTTCCCACTCCCGACCAGGATATGTGGCTGCCAGGATGCTAGAGAGACAGGAGTTTGTGAGGAAGCAGTGTCTGCCCAGGCCCAGCTACTCCTGCTATTAGTGGTCTGCACAGGGGAACAATTAAGTGCTCTCATGAAAAGACCTCCCATTGGGCCCAGAGCCAATAAGAATACAGCtgagatggtaaatggaattAATACAAAGCACACTCACCTCCTGGCTTCGTTTAATCCAATACATACAGAGCGCCTACTGGGTGCAGGCGGCAAGGGACCCAAACATGAGAATACTGTCTTTTGTCCTCCCTGCTGCAACCCAGCCCCAGCCTAGGGGGTGGAAGTACTAAAGcagtccctcttcttcctgagctGGATGCTGAGGGTCCCGAGCCCAATTTCTGGCCCTTCTGCCACTCATTCTCTGTGACCATCAGCCCTAGCGCTTTAACCACCTCTGTGCAGCCTCCCAAACTGTGTCTCTATGGAGACACAGACTCCATACTCAGTTACCTAGCTGCCTCTTTCATCTCTCCCCTTGGAAATTGAGGCCCGTTTCCCCCATCTCAAAAAAGGCAATTCCGTTCTCTAAACtgttctgtcttttctctctctttccctgtccTATCACCCAACAAAGCCCGCCAGGTCAATCAGGCCACTTCTCACCCCTGCTACCTTGCCAGTCTCAGGCTGCCATCTTTCTTTTTAGATTAGAATAGCTTTGTGGGGATATTCACATGCCATACAAGGCACCAATTAAAAGGTACAATTCAACGGTTTCTCGTACAGTCATATACACGTGCAATCACTGCCACTATCAGCTTTAGCACACATTTCCTCAAAAAGACTATATCCTTTAGCTACCATCCTATGCCACCAACtccctttggcaaccactaatctattttctttttatgaatttgCAGATTTTGGACATTTCGTATAATGGAATTATACAACATGTGATggtttgacttctttcactcacgTTTTCAAGGTTCGTCTACATTGTAGCTGTGTATCAGTATATAATTCCTTTTCAGGGTTGGATAATATTCCTTAGTACTGTGATACCAGTTATTTTATCCATtgtcagctgatggacatttgggcacCATCATCTCCTGTCTGGATTATCCCAATAGCCTCCTTGTTGGTCTCCCTGCTTTCCATCCCCAACTCCCCCTTCCATGCCCCTCAGCAGCTGGAGGGAGCCTATAAAAGCTAAGCCAGAgaatgtcactcctctgctcaaaaccctctacAGGTTCACGCTGTGTTCAGAATAAAACAGCCCTCACCACGGCCTATCAAGCCCCACACAACCTGACTCCCTTTACACTCAGACCTTATCTCCCCCATCACCCTCACTCACTGGCCTTGCTGCTGTGCCTCAAACATGCCTCAgcgcctttgcacttgctgttcccactTCTTTCAGACCTCTGTTGCTCTAAAAAGGTATTTCCCGTTGGCCCAACTAAAAAAGAACCCCCTCCAGTCATGTCAGCCCAGCACCTAGTACAGGGCCTGACATACATTGCCTAAACACTCAACACTAAACACTCAATTCAGCAATGGCTGAATGAATGGAATTAGAATCAGGGCCTCAACGCAGAGTTTAGGGGCTAAAGTTAAGCATGTATCCTTATCTGATTCTTGAAAGAAACAATCTGATACCAACACTGGCAAAGACAGGAAGGAGTCAGTCCCCAGGCATCAGAGAGAAGAACAGGAGCCAGCAAAGGCCAGAGCAGAAACCACCAGACCCTTTCAGGGAATGGAAAGGACTGGCTGCTTGAAGTAGAGGCAGAAGACAGAGCTGGAAGAGCTGGTCAAGCCCAGGACATTCATGCTTAGTTTACTAAGCAATAAAGAATCGCTGAGTAAGTTTCTGAGTTGTGGCTCAATCAGGATTTTCCCAAGAGCAAGTTACTCCAGAGAAGATGGAGTAGGGTAACCAGCAGCAAGGAAAACCAGACACCAAATTAACTACAGTGGGGGCACTGTTAACTAGGGAAAAAGATGGTGGAATACCCTACAGGGTGGGACCACCCCCTGGGAGAACCTCggacagaaaagaaacagagtcaTCTACTCTGGGCTTCAAATCTGGGAATAGAtggtgtattaaaaaaaaaaaaattaggaattcAAAGTCTCTTTGTTTTGATGGGGAGACAAATTTGGGGACAGACTAAGTTTGATAAACAAAATTTTCTAGACTAAGTGATGGACAAGATCTAAAGCTCAAAACAAATGAGATCAAGAAAGGATTTGGCGGTGTTTTTTCCACCCAGAGACAGTGGCCGAGACAGCTGAGGCCCCAAGAGCTGATAAACTTGAAAGCTGACACCAGAATAAGTAACAACTCTGACTCGCACGCGTACCCTTTCACCCTGAAGTGCCCCCAGAGAGAATTTCTACCTAAGAGTTTGTTCCTTACTGAACATCTTTTTTGCTCGAAATCTCTGGAACCACGAATCCACCCCCTAAACgcgggagtgggggaggggagagtctcTCGAACTCGGAGAAGACCGTCAGGTCTACAAGCTCTGGCTTCTCCCACCGCGGCCAGGCGTCGCCCCCTGACGCTCTCCCCGAATCGCCTCGGGCCTCCTCGAACAGGCAGACCTCCCCCAGAATCGGGTTCAACCCACGGGCGGCCATGACAGACCCTGATAGAAGCGGTCTCCGCACCCCGCGCGCCAAAGGCCGGCCCACCCCTTGCGCGTGCGTCCCAGCGCCCAACGGCCGCCAACGCGCGCGCCGGACACCACAACCGCCCCGCCTTCCCTCGTCTCGCGCCCAGTCTTCGTCCTTCCCTCAACCCCTGGAGTCTACCATCGCCCGCTCGGCCGCAGGCCCAACGTCTCCACACCGCGGCTCCGCCGCTCACCTGATTCCTCGTTCGCCTCCGCGTGCTGCGAGGTGCGCCACCCGCCTCCTGTTACCGGTCGCGCGCCCTGACACGAGCTATCGCGCTTCCTGTCTCGTGCGTCCGACTGCGCCTCGGCTCACTGGACCGCTCGCTTTTCATTCAAAAGAGGCGGAAGCGATGATTGGATTCTGCGAGAGGCGTCTGGAAGCTATTGGTGGAGAGTGGAAAGAGGGCGAGCCTCATGCCTCGGATTCATTGGTCAAACTAAAAGTTGGCGCCCGAGTGGGCTGACTGAGGCGGGCGTCGGCCAGCGCGCTGTCATGTGATCGGGGTTGTGACCCCGGTCAGTGCCGCCATATTTGGTACGGGCAACTGAAGCCTGGATGTGGGCCCAGGGTGAGCGTCTCGCCCTTATGAAATATGGCCTCTATTCTGGGCTCAGAACTCCGTTTTCGAAGTGGATGTCCATCCGCGAACTCCTGGTCCTGCAGAGTGGAGGCTCTGAAAGGATTCTGAGAAAGCTTGGGAGCTTGGAATGACTCCAGCGTGGAGAGGACATTTAGCACCAGCAGTGGGAAAGGGGCCCCTCAGGGCGTGGGAGTGAGAGAAATGGTCCTAGGCCACAATTCCCGTTTGCTGAGAGTCATTTCCTGGGTCAGACACTGTGCCAGTGACCACGCAGgttcaggccaaaaaaccaaaaccagatgTTTTCGTcataaaacttttttgttttttgttaattttacttTTCCTTGTATTAAATTTCCCCAACCTTTTTCTAACCACCCCCTCCTCCAGTACTTTACTGAGTTGAGCTAAAGTGTATAGTAAAAGGAACAGGTCCATGAGTTTTGACGATTGACACCCGAGTGACAATTGCCTGGTgaagatatggaacatttcctttttttttttttagcgtgaAGAGCGTGAAGGGCGTGAAGGGCATGACGGGGTGTGAAGGGTGTGAGAAACATGGGGGGCGTGGGGAGCGTGGAGGGCGTGGGGATATGGAACATTTCcgtcaccccagaaagttctgtTGTGTCCCTCTGAAGTCAACCACACCCctttcctcctgcccccaccaGGCAACCAAGTATGTGGATTTCTATCACTAtagttttgtctgttcttgaatttcatataaatagaatcatacagcaGATTGTCTTTTGTGTCTATCTTCTTTTGCTCAACAAAATGTTTTGAGATTTTCCACATCACTGCACATAGcaatattccttctttttcattcctgagtagtattccactgtgtggctATACTACAATATAGCCAGTATAGTTTCTCCACTCACCTATAGAtggacatttgttttttttcccagtgtttGGCCATTATTAATAAAGCTTGTACAAGTATTTTTGTGAACACAAATTTACTTCTCTAGgggaaatacctaggagtggaatggtgGGTGGAAGATCATGTGGGTGTTCAGCTTTAGTAGATCCTGACAGTTTTCCTGAGTGGTTGTTCCACTTTACACTCTCACTAGCACCCTGTGAAACTTCCAGTTACTCCCAGTTCTTGCCCATACCTCAGTCTTTTCTTAGCTATGTTAGGATTGGGGGATTTGTTGGGGGGGGAGGCAAGGAGGGAAAGTAAGTAGGACAAACTCAATAAGCCTGCTCCAGCATTCCAGTCTCCCTAAGCCCCTGACATAATTAAATCTTCCTCCacagttttccaaagaggttcaagcatttcattttcatttagtataaGCTATCTCAGGGTCCATGTTCTAGACAAATTCAGAGCTAAAGTAATCAGAGGTATGTAACTTCAGCCAAAAAGCCCAATGAAGAGAAACCAGTCAATCCAGAGGGAGGCTTTACATAAT
Proteins encoded in this region:
- the DDX39A gene encoding ATP-dependent RNA helicase DDX39A encodes the protein MAEQDVENELLDYEEDEEPQAPPESTPAAPKKDVKGSYVSIHSSGFRDFLLKPELLRAIVDCGFEHPSEVQHECIPQAILGMDILCQAKSGMGKTAVFVLATLQQIEPVNGQVTVLVMCHTRELAFQISKEYERFCKYMPSVKVSVFFGGLSIKKDEEVLKKNCPHVVVGTPGRTLALVRNRSLNLKNVKHFVLDECDKMLEQLDMRRDVQEIFRLTPHEKQCMMFSATLSKEIRPVCRKFMQDPMEVFVDDETKLTLHGLQQYYVKLKDSEKNRKLFDLLDVLEFNQVVIFVKSVQRCMALAQLLVEQNFPAIAIHRGMAQEERLSRYQQFKDFQRRILVATNLFGRGMDIERVNIVFNYDMPEDSDTYLHRVARAGRFGTKGLAITFVSDENDAKILNDVQDRFEVNVAELPEEIDISTYIEQSR